A genomic stretch from Desulfolutivibrio sulfodismutans DSM 3696 includes:
- a CDS encoding type II secretion system F family protein, with amino-acid sequence MPVYDYTAIDAQGKARRGIVSADSRQEAQRKLRAGGLYPTGLREGASAGSESEATRDGERPASLALFRRRVSGEDMSVAMRQLSGLLGAGFPLLRALELMRGQTTSKALFRVLSQVCERIKEGSSLSAAMLEEPGAFTPAQAGMVRAAEASGALDTVMSGMADLMEQQQALRRKIMASLAYPGLMLVVGVGVVGFLMAYVIPNVARIFTDLKHDLPQATVILMAVSSFIESYWPLLLIGAALCWFGLWRSWRSPRGRPVCETALFRFPVLGSIMSGYAMVRFARTLGSVLENGLPIIRALDVVAKATGSVLVERDLVDVRREVGEGMSLAAALGGKPRFPGLLVQMAAAGEQSGALDRMLKKAADIMEDGVKSRLAMASALFEPLLILALGMVVGFIVVAVLLPIFEISSLIG; translated from the coding sequence GTGCCGGTCTACGACTACACGGCCATCGATGCCCAGGGCAAGGCGCGCCGGGGCATCGTCAGCGCCGACAGCCGCCAGGAGGCCCAGCGGAAACTGCGCGCCGGGGGGCTGTATCCCACCGGTCTGCGCGAGGGCGCATCCGCCGGTTCGGAGTCCGAAGCGACTCGCGACGGCGAGCGTCCCGCTTCCCTGGCCCTTTTTCGCCGCCGGGTGTCCGGGGAGGACATGTCCGTGGCCATGCGCCAGCTCTCGGGTCTGCTTGGGGCGGGGTTTCCGCTGCTTCGGGCCCTGGAGCTCATGCGCGGCCAGACGACCTCCAAGGCCCTTTTCCGGGTGCTCTCCCAGGTCTGCGAACGCATCAAGGAAGGGTCGAGCCTGTCGGCGGCCATGCTGGAGGAGCCCGGGGCCTTCACCCCGGCCCAGGCCGGGATGGTCCGGGCGGCCGAGGCCTCGGGGGCCCTGGACACGGTCATGTCCGGCATGGCCGATCTCATGGAGCAGCAGCAGGCCCTGCGGCGCAAGATCATGGCCTCCCTGGCCTACCCGGGGCTGATGCTGGTCGTCGGGGTGGGCGTGGTGGGGTTTCTCATGGCCTACGTCATCCCCAACGTGGCCCGCATCTTCACCGACTTGAAACACGATCTGCCCCAGGCCACGGTGATCCTCATGGCCGTAAGCTCCTTCATCGAATCCTACTGGCCCCTGCTTCTGATCGGGGCGGCCCTTTGCTGGTTCGGCCTGTGGCGGTCCTGGCGTTCCCCCCGGGGACGCCCGGTGTGCGAGACCGCCCTGTTCCGTTTCCCCGTGTTGGGGAGCATCATGTCGGGCTACGCCATGGTCCGCTTCGCCCGGACGCTTGGGTCCGTGCTGGAAAACGGCCTGCCCATCATCCGGGCCCTGGACGTGGTGGCCAAGGCCACGGGCAGCGTTTTGGTGGAGCGCGATCTGGTCGACGTGCGCCGGGAGGTGGGCGAGGGCATGAGCCTGGCCGCCGCCCTTGGCGGCAAACCGCGATTTCCCGGGCTCCTGGTCCAGATGGCCGCCGCCGGGGAGCAAAGCGGGGCCCTTGACCGCATGCTCAAAAAGGCGGCGGACATCATGGAGGACGGGGTCAAAAGCCGTCTGGCCATGGCTTCGGCCCTGTTCGAGCCGCTCTTGATTCTGGCCTTGGGGATGGTGGTCGGCTTCATCGTGGTGGCCGTTCTGCTCCCCATATTTGAAATAAGCAGCCTCATCGGATAA